In the Pseudoliparis swirei isolate HS2019 ecotype Mariana Trench chromosome 19, NWPU_hadal_v1, whole genome shotgun sequence genome, one interval contains:
- the slitrk2 gene encoding SLIT and NTRK-like protein 2: MLSGVLLLSFLTVTSLSPSETESRKTSAYKEICKTRCACEERENILNINCENKGFTTVSQFQAPPNKFSQLFLNGNFLSRISANEFVNYGNVTSLHLGNNGLQEIRTGAFNGLRFLKRLHLNNNNLEVIKEDTFAGLENLEYLQVDYNYISAIEQGAFSKLNKLKVLILNDNLLLSLPPNIFRFVLLTHLDLRGNRLKILPFAGVLEHIGGIMEIQLEENPWNCTCDLISLKSWLDTISVFVGDIVCETPFRLHGKDITQLIKQDLCPRRNAGERVHPASDSHFQGALPATYHPGLITPTRAPKASRPPKMRYRTTPRITKDKHVFGPIMVYQTRSPVPMICPTVCVCTSQNPDSGLNINCQERKLHNISELNPKPSYPKKLHLTGNYLQVIYTTDLTEYSSLELLHLGNNRIAVIQEGAFEDLTNLRRLYLNGNYIESLTQSLFAGLQSLHYLYLEYNIIKDILPQTFNSLHNLQLLFLNNNLLRSLPDNVFGGTMLTRLNLRNNHFSYLAVRGVLDQLSAFIQIDLQENPWDCTCDIVALKNWMEMSSTSVVVNEITCDSPSKHAGRLLRSLRNEAICPDPSEVPPPQLAPPTKAPTLISPGTEATTPSSSSLSSVSPTESRIHTPELHPEVPLSVLILGLLVVFILSVCFGAGLFVFVLKRRKGMEHVPTGANNLDLNSFQVQYGSYTPEPTQDKTTESHIYNYIPPPVGSMCPNPIYMQKDGEQVAYYRNLKELSFGLLDAKKDVLSCSPGAYTISTMDFMDTSPTSCSLTTSEPPEMLYQNLGERPHKELPMAAGGPFHYNFCTLPKRPCIVPPYEAATAQRHITNQERLNKTVLYGTPRKYYGVEHPSKNNEHPLLLPGKLKTEPDYLEVLEKQTAMSQL; this comes from the coding sequence ATGCTGAGCGGCGTCCTCTTACTGAGCTTCCTCACGGTCACCAGCCTTTCACCGTCTGAAACAGAGAGCCGCAAAACTTCAGCCTACAAAGAGATCTGCAAGACCCGCTGCGCCTGTGAGGAGCGGGAGAACATTTTGAACATCAACTGTGAGAATAAAGGATTTACAACAGTCAGCCAGTTCCAGGCACCCCCAAATAAATTCTCTCAGCTTTTTCTAAATGGAAACTTCCTGTCACGGATCAGCGCCAATGAGTTTGTTAATTATGGCAACGTCACCTCACTGCATCTGGGGAATAACGGCTTGCAGGAGATCCGAACCGGTGCTTTCAACGGGCTGCGCTTCCTGAAGCGGCTCCActtgaacaacaacaacctggagGTGATTAAAGAGGACACCTTTGCAGGACTGGAGAATTTGGAGTATTTACAGGTAGACTATAATTATATCAGCGCCATAGAGCAAGGTGCGTTTAGTAAGCTGAATAAGCTCAAAGTGTTGATCCTAAATGACAACCTGCTGTTGTCTTTGCCTCCCAACATTTTCCGCTTTGTGCTCCTCACCCACTTGGATTTACGCGGCAACCGGCTCAAGATATTGCCGTTTGCCGGGGTTTTAGAGCACATAGGCGGCATCATGGAGATTCAGCTGGAGGAGAATCCGTGGAATTGCACCTGTGATCTGATTTCGCTTAAATCCTGGTTGGATACTATTTCTGTCTTCGTGGGGGACATCGTGTGTGAGACGCCGTTCAGGCTGCATGGTAAAGACATCACGCAGCTCATAAAGCAGGATCTGTGCCCTCGCAGGAATGCTGGGGAGCGCGTTCACCCTGCCTCCGACTCTCACTTTCAAGGGGCCCTCCCTGCAACCTACCACCCTGGCTTGATCACCCCCACCCGTGCCCCCAAAGCTTCCCGCCCGCCCAAAATGCGCTACAGGACCACCCCACGCATAACAAAGGACAAACATGTCTTTGGGCCTATAATGGTTTACCAGACACGCTCCCCTGTGCCAATGATATGTcccactgtgtgcgtgtgcacgtcaCAAAACCCTGACAGCGGATTGAACATCAATTGCCAAGAGCGAAAGTTGCACAACATCAGTGAGCTGAACCCCAAGCCCTCCTACCCAAAGAAACTGCACCTGACCGGTAACTACCTACAAGTGATTTACACAACTGATCTCACTGAGTACAGTTCACTGGAGCTGCTTCATTTAGGAAATAATAGGATAGCAGTCATTCAGGAAGGTGCATTCGAGGATCTAACCAACCTTAGACGGCTCTATTTGAATGGGAATTACATTGAATCACTTACTCAATCCCTCTTCGCTGGCCTGCAGTCACTCCATTATCTGTATTTGGAATATAACATCATTAAAGACATTTTACCGCAAACATTTAACTCTCTGCATAACCTTCAGCTGCTTTTTCTGAACAACAACCTGTTAAGATCGCTCCCTGACAATGTTTTCGGGGGAACCATGCTAACGCGACTTAACTTGAGGAATAACCATTTCTCCTACCTTGCCGTTCGAGGGGTCCTAGACCAGCTTTCAGCATTTATCCAGATCGACCTGCAGGAGAACCCCTGGGACTGCACCTGTGATATTGTTGCACTCAAGAACTGGATGGAGATGTCCAGTACCAGCGTAGTGGTTAACGAAATCACGTGTGATTCGCCCTCTAAACATGCAGGTCGCCTGCTGCGCTCACTTCGCAATGAGGCCATCTGCCCTGATCCCAGTGAGGTGCCCCCGCCACAACTTGCACCCCCTACGAAAGCCCCCACCTTAATAAGCCCTGGCACCGAAGCCACCACACCTTCCTCTTCTTCGCTTAGCTCAGTTAGCCCCACTGAATCCCGAATCCACACTCCCGAGTTACACCCTGAGGTCCCACTTTCGGTCCTGATTCTTGGACTTctcgttgttttcatcctgtcggTCTGCTTTGGTGCAGGcctctttgtttttgttctgaaaCGGCGCAAAGGAATGGAACATGTCCCCACAGGTGCTAACAACTTAGATCTAAACTCTTTCCAAGTGCAATATGGCTCCTACACTCCTGAACCAACCCAAGATAAAACCACTGAAAGTCACATTTATAACTATATCCCTCCACCTGTGGGCTCTATGTGCCCAAACCCTATTTACATGCAGAAGGATGGCGAACAGGTGGCGTATTATCGTAACTTGAAGGAGCTCAGTTTTGGGCTCCTCGACGCAAAGAAGGATGTCCTAAGCTGCAGCCCAGGAGCCTACACCATCAGCACAATGGATTTTATGGATACATCTCCAACATCATGTAGTTTAACCACCTCAGAACCTCCTGAGATGTTGTATCAAAATCTAGGGGAGAGGCCCCACAAAGAGCTTCCCATGGCTGCAGGTGGCCCTTTCCATTACAACTTTTGCACTTTACCTAAGAGACCTTGCATCGTGCCCCCCTATGAGGCCGCTACAGCCCAGCGACACATTACCAACCAGGAAAGGTTGAACAAAACTGTACTGTACGGGACCCCCAGGAAATACTACGGGGTTGAACACCCTTCGAAAAACAATGAGCACCCGCTTCTGCTCCCTGGGAAGCTAAAAACAGAACCAGACTACCTGGAGGTTCTGGAGAAACAGACAGCAATGAGTCAACTGTAA